A single genomic interval of Blastopirellula marina harbors:
- a CDS encoding hybrid sensor histidine kinase/response regulator, which yields MKTENATIKVLILEDDDADARIITRQLQQSRYGFHIKCTPCMEAAMAYLQRGSVDAIIADVHVPDCHGIATVAKLRELSKNSAILAITSVATPEIEDEILAAGAQDFRLKEELCGSALARAVVHAIERQSNLNRIKRLVRHLKRSQGQLRDQATQLKQKNRHLRKLYRTAREFVDNVSHDLRTPLTVIKDYVSIVRDGMAGDINPEQKKLLGKVAVRADDLNNMVDDILDASKLEAGLLNAWRRPVSIPQIVAHAASLLRERASIKGIELVIDCPKDLPDAYCDSEKTVRVISNLAVNAIKFSEPGQKIVLWAKYHPIEAEIMIGVTDHGPGIEPECLEQIFQRFEQLENSESTSGKGFGLGLSIAQRLTRVNLGKLSVESEIGRGSTFAFTVPLAEPSEVFWRWLEIRNGSPFPLFVNKISLGETIAEKDANDFDRFMNCLLRRQDLLFRLSTREWLLVLSIPENEMPRWEERANRDFGRFNRNRPQGPLPGYSRRIIQKWPAQISARRILGEFDRILKTEFSLHTDESLAVH from the coding sequence ATGAAAACAGAGAACGCAACAATCAAGGTGTTGATCTTAGAGGATGACGACGCAGATGCGCGCATTATCACGCGTCAGCTTCAACAATCGAGGTACGGCTTCCATATTAAATGCACGCCATGTATGGAGGCGGCAATGGCTTATCTGCAACGCGGTTCAGTCGATGCCATCATTGCGGATGTTCATGTACCTGACTGCCACGGGATCGCAACCGTTGCAAAGCTGCGTGAACTGAGCAAGAACTCTGCCATTTTAGCAATCACATCGGTGGCGACACCGGAAATTGAAGACGAAATATTGGCAGCTGGAGCCCAAGACTTTCGTTTGAAGGAAGAACTTTGCGGCAGTGCCCTTGCTCGGGCGGTTGTTCATGCCATTGAGCGGCAAAGCAATTTGAACCGCATAAAACGCTTGGTGCGTCACCTTAAGCGAAGTCAGGGACAACTGCGTGATCAGGCGACCCAACTGAAGCAGAAGAACCGACATTTGCGCAAGCTCTATCGGACTGCGAGAGAGTTTGTAGATAACGTTTCGCATGATCTTCGAACGCCGTTAACCGTGATCAAGGACTATGTTTCGATTGTCCGCGACGGGATGGCTGGCGACATCAACCCCGAGCAAAAAAAGCTGCTTGGTAAGGTAGCAGTACGGGCGGATGATCTTAACAACATGGTGGACGACATCCTAGACGCGAGCAAGTTGGAGGCTGGGCTACTCAATGCCTGGCGGCGTCCGGTCAGTATTCCACAGATCGTTGCTCATGCGGCCAGTTTGCTGCGAGAACGGGCTTCGATCAAGGGAATTGAACTAGTTATTGATTGCCCGAAAGACTTGCCAGATGCTTATTGCGATAGTGAGAAAACGGTTCGTGTGATTAGCAATCTCGCGGTCAATGCAATCAAGTTCTCCGAACCGGGTCAGAAGATTGTTTTGTGGGCCAAATATCATCCGATCGAGGCTGAGATCATGATTGGCGTGACCGATCATGGCCCAGGTATTGAACCGGAATGTTTAGAGCAAATCTTTCAAAGGTTCGAGCAGCTTGAAAACAGTGAGTCGACCAGCGGTAAGGGCTTTGGTCTCGGGCTGAGCATTGCTCAGCGGTTGACTCGCGTCAATCTTGGCAAACTCAGCGTCGAAAGTGAGATTGGGCGAGGAAGCACATTCGCTTTCACTGTACCACTCGCCGAACCAAGCGAGGTCTTTTGGCGTTGGCTAGAAATTCGCAATGGTTCTCCCTTTCCGTTGTTCGTCAACAAAATCTCGCTTGGGGAGACGATTGCTGAAAAGGATGCAAATGACTTCGATCGTTTCATGAACTGTTTACTACGCAGGCAGGATCTCCTGTTTCGATTATCGACTCGTGAGTGGCTGCTCGTTCTCTCGATTCCCGAAAACGAGATGCCACGGTGGGAAGAAAGAGCCAATCGTGACTTCGGTCGATTCAATCGAAACCGGCCTCAAGGACCACTTCCCGGCTACTCACGACGCATTATCCAAAAGTGGCCAGCACAGATCTCAGCACGTCGGATTCTTGGCGAATTTGATCGCATTCTGAAGACAGAGTTTAGTCTTCATACGGATGAGTCCTTGGCAGTACATTGA
- a CDS encoding response regulator: MLSRSAQESIEFPNLGISIKVLQISRSRVRLGIDAPRDVQVRRQELPPDDFSGLPKNHEQITESPITEHLRTAVDSLRKVQIAAEITESDHVLALLTRFIRDLEVLDRQVQMWSPSPTTPRGEEHRRALVVDDNENEAKLLASFLRLKQFQVDSVYNGADALSYLANNETPDVILLDMNMPQYNGGWTVREIRRDTKFEHLKVFAVSGAHPTEYGVEVGPGGCDRWFQKPINPSTLVDEIIHGANTRESVLN, encoded by the coding sequence GTGCTCTCTCGAAGTGCCCAGGAGTCGATTGAATTTCCTAATTTGGGAATCTCCATCAAGGTACTACAAATTTCGCGTTCCCGAGTTCGACTCGGAATCGACGCCCCGCGAGATGTTCAAGTAAGACGCCAGGAACTGCCACCTGACGACTTCAGTGGCCTACCTAAGAATCACGAGCAGATCACGGAATCTCCTATTACAGAGCACCTTCGCACCGCGGTTGATTCTTTGCGGAAGGTGCAAATTGCCGCTGAGATCACCGAGTCAGATCACGTACTCGCGCTTTTGACGCGTTTTATTCGCGATTTGGAAGTACTCGATCGCCAAGTCCAAATGTGGTCGCCATCCCCCACGACACCACGCGGCGAAGAACATCGCCGAGCCTTGGTCGTCGACGATAACGAGAACGAAGCCAAGCTGCTGGCAAGCTTTCTCCGCCTCAAACAGTTTCAGGTCGATTCGGTCTACAATGGCGCCGATGCATTGTCGTATCTGGCCAATAACGAAACGCCCGATGTCATCTTGCTCGACATGAACATGCCTCAATACAACGGTGGCTGGACCGTTCGTGAGATCCGTCGAGATACGAAGTTCGAACATCTCAAGGTTTTCGCCGTCAGCGGAGCTCATCCGACAGAATACGGCGTTGAAGTTGGTCCAGGCGGATGCGATCGCTGGTTCCAAAAGCCGATCAATCCCAGCACGCTCGTGGACGAAATCATTCACGGTGCCAACACACGAGAGAGTGTTCTGAACTGA
- a CDS encoding response regulator, with protein MKKTVLIADDNTDIVDVLRLRCEKLGLNVLEASNAMEALAKAEAFHPEAIVLDVNMPHGNGLSVCEMLVNHEKLNSIPVIVLTGNTSSEVVKRCHQLCAFYIPKTTDIWSQIEPLLCDLLKIPPRKNEMSEALEEDASTSCVEILDRVFDILGVEMEQREAKPTTDPTEVDSSPWVLTIEDDEDVAFSLRRRLQGIGITAVNSNEGADGYRYAFMSAPSAIILDYELPGGDGAYVMRRLKESPVTADIPVVVLTGRKEGYIERQMRSMGASAFFTKPIHWEQIQETLTDLVPKAFVN; from the coding sequence ATGAAGAAGACTGTCCTGATCGCGGACGACAACACCGATATCGTCGATGTGCTCAGGCTTCGTTGTGAGAAGCTTGGGCTGAATGTCTTAGAAGCAAGCAACGCGATGGAGGCCCTCGCCAAAGCGGAAGCATTTCATCCTGAGGCGATCGTTCTGGATGTAAACATGCCACATGGTAATGGCCTTTCCGTTTGTGAAATGCTGGTTAATCACGAAAAGTTGAACTCGATTCCTGTGATTGTGTTGACCGGCAATACATCTTCGGAAGTCGTCAAACGTTGCCATCAATTGTGCGCGTTTTATATTCCCAAGACGACCGATATTTGGAGTCAGATTGAGCCACTGCTGTGTGATCTGCTTAAAATTCCTCCAAGGAAAAACGAAATGAGCGAAGCTCTCGAAGAAGACGCCTCGACAAGTTGTGTAGAGATTCTAGACCGTGTATTTGACATCCTGGGAGTTGAAATGGAACAGCGAGAAGCCAAACCGACAACAGACCCAACGGAAGTTGATTCAAGTCCATGGGTGCTCACGATCGAAGATGACGAGGACGTTGCGTTTTCGCTTCGTCGACGTCTGCAGGGAATCGGAATTACAGCCGTCAATTCCAATGAGGGCGCAGATGGATACCGATACGCGTTCATGTCTGCACCCAGCGCGATCATTCTCGACTATGAATTGCCAGGCGGAGATGGAGCCTATGTGATGCGTCGGCTGAAAGAATCACCGGTCACGGCCGATATTCCCGTCGTCGTATTGACCGGAAGAAAAGAAGGCTACATCGAGCGTCAAATGCGAAGCATGGGAGCCTCTGCTTTCTTTACTAAGCCGATCCACTGGGAGCAAATCCAAGAAACGCTGACGGATCTGGTTCCCAAGGCCTTCGTGAATTAG
- a CDS encoding CHASE domain-containing protein: MISNATSAPSSKSRLIAAAWLLIAGRIFLCLALVTACIVMLAWPAGWISLRSLVDGLPTMKFNTALGLAALAATGLLRSRVHFVVNRIDWAAIGLAAFVFALATISLLEVAFSWDFGIDTLLSDDPRSIRIGRTPGLMSTGTAIGLWLLAVSQIISNFVPTWVRKSIASLAGILGLISIFLFLFRNNVRGTSIFSTTAIHTATLLVFVAAGFFLVWRGSRFIHTESDQDIVLAELRRARPISGVVVGMLAVALLVTGSLVWDAQRTIREANNARFAYYTNLAVEDIDRSINRVVYGLRGLRGLYIGSQHVSRDEFAKFVLSRNLAVEFPGAIGFGLIQRVERSNLKNYIAEVRADNTPEFQVLTTGNAPDLFIIRYIYPLEQNQTAWGYDIGSETTRRAAVEKATRTGKPTISGRIELLQDKQKTSGFLYFLPIYQSAETPLSPEERVKQLRGLIYAPIILEQTLTGIESLTLGNVEVVIQDVEDPDSPTLLYGDDTLLNSRDSKFAPNTRQFSLTREIIAGGRKWRISVFSTRGFENRIDRVTPAMIGVGGITLSMLLVGVIWLMGRNMALAHNLTVELQTSEEVAKEARLAAEKANLAKSEFLANMSHEIRTPMNAIIGLTDSVLRTELTNDQRDYLRTVAESSNTLLQIINDILDFSKIEAGKLELDEEEFQPRDLIAKLLKSLSPKLHNRNVEIVYHVERSVPTLLKGDARRLGQILLNLVGNAIKFTHQGMIEVKVVNVPTESASVDEIQLKFSVRDTGIGIPPDKLDSIFNVFEQADTSVTRRYGGTGLGLTISSLLVRKLGGEIWLESEEGVGSTFYFTVKLRKAQFQTPQPWQDAAHILAGKRALVVDDNEIDQLMLKEVAESYNIQAQVADSGAKALERLRAAATDEYPFDVVIADVRMPEMDGYEMIQKLQAAPETYGQPVVILVSSGGINSHDRDTTLQIASRIRKPIKPSELLEAIIDGFGIGTTEEVISTSDELETVESSIPKLRVLVAEDSLPNQKVAMAILKRRNHDVTIVQNGLEALETVQHNQFDVVLMDVQMPEMDGLTAAFQIREHEQKHGGHVPIVATTAHALKKDRERCLSAGMDEYVSKPLSADELFAAIENAIHRSNGNAAAPLTLSLGASTEQPKSESAHTQIPWEKLLERLGNDHKTLIDIVEAYAPEMEKSMENIRTALGKSDGHLLTISAHKLKSALRFFHQIETSKIAETLEKRGLNNEFEAAHPEADELERRLSQLMPCLIDFIPA; the protein is encoded by the coding sequence ATGATCAGCAACGCCACCTCCGCCCCCTCTTCTAAGTCGAGACTGATCGCTGCGGCATGGTTATTGATCGCCGGAAGAATCTTTCTATGTCTGGCTCTCGTCACCGCATGCATTGTCATGTTGGCTTGGCCCGCCGGTTGGATTAGCCTTCGATCACTAGTCGACGGCCTTCCTACCATGAAGTTCAACACGGCACTTGGTCTAGCCGCACTGGCCGCAACAGGACTGCTCCGATCTCGTGTGCACTTCGTGGTCAACCGTATCGACTGGGCGGCGATTGGATTGGCGGCCTTTGTATTCGCGCTAGCAACAATAAGTCTGCTAGAAGTCGCGTTCTCCTGGGATTTCGGCATCGATACGCTTCTCAGTGACGATCCTCGATCAATCCGTATCGGCAGAACTCCGGGGCTGATGTCTACCGGAACGGCAATCGGACTTTGGCTACTCGCCGTCAGTCAAATCATTTCCAACTTCGTGCCCACTTGGGTCCGAAAGTCGATCGCCTCCTTAGCTGGCATCTTGGGGCTCATTAGCATTTTCCTCTTCCTCTTTCGCAACAATGTTCGCGGAACGAGTATCTTTTCGACGACCGCGATTCACACGGCAACGTTACTCGTCTTTGTAGCAGCTGGCTTCTTTCTAGTCTGGCGTGGATCCCGATTTATTCATACTGAGAGCGATCAAGATATTGTCCTCGCAGAACTTCGACGGGCACGCCCTATCAGTGGAGTCGTTGTCGGAATGCTGGCCGTCGCCTTGCTCGTCACAGGAAGCTTGGTCTGGGATGCCCAGCGAACCATTCGAGAAGCAAACAACGCCAGATTCGCTTATTACACCAACTTGGCGGTCGAAGACATCGATCGCAGCATCAACCGTGTCGTCTACGGACTGCGTGGACTTCGTGGTCTCTATATCGGCAGCCAACACGTCTCGCGCGATGAGTTTGCAAAGTTCGTTTTATCGCGAAATCTAGCAGTTGAGTTTCCTGGCGCAATCGGGTTTGGTTTGATTCAACGAGTCGAGCGTTCCAATTTGAAAAACTATATCGCGGAGGTTCGCGCGGACAATACTCCAGAATTTCAAGTCTTAACGACCGGAAACGCTCCCGATCTCTTCATCATTCGCTACATCTATCCTTTAGAGCAAAACCAAACTGCCTGGGGCTATGATATCGGTTCGGAGACTACCAGACGCGCAGCCGTAGAGAAGGCAACCAGAACCGGGAAACCGACAATCTCGGGCCGGATCGAACTTCTGCAAGACAAACAGAAGACCAGTGGTTTCCTTTACTTCTTACCAATCTACCAATCCGCGGAAACGCCGCTTTCGCCCGAAGAACGCGTCAAACAACTTCGAGGACTGATCTATGCACCAATCATCCTTGAACAAACATTAACCGGCATCGAAAGTCTCACGCTTGGGAACGTTGAGGTCGTCATTCAAGATGTCGAAGATCCTGATTCACCGACCCTCCTTTATGGAGATGACACACTTCTCAACTCCAGGGATTCGAAGTTCGCCCCTAATACTCGCCAGTTCTCGCTTACACGAGAAATTATCGCCGGAGGCCGCAAATGGCGGATCAGTGTGTTTAGCACCCGTGGATTTGAAAATCGAATCGATCGAGTCACACCGGCAATGATTGGTGTGGGGGGAATTACGTTGAGCATGCTTCTGGTCGGCGTCATTTGGCTGATGGGTCGCAACATGGCGCTCGCGCACAACTTGACGGTCGAACTACAAACAAGCGAAGAAGTCGCCAAAGAAGCACGACTTGCAGCTGAAAAAGCCAATTTGGCCAAGAGCGAATTCCTCGCGAATATGAGCCATGAAATCCGTACGCCCATGAACGCGATCATTGGCCTTACCGACTCGGTACTGCGAACCGAACTAACCAACGATCAGCGAGATTATTTGCGTACGGTTGCCGAGTCCTCCAATACCCTGTTGCAAATCATCAACGACATTCTCGACTTCTCAAAGATTGAAGCAGGCAAACTCGAACTCGACGAGGAAGAATTCCAACCACGAGACTTGATCGCAAAATTACTTAAGTCGCTTTCTCCGAAACTCCACAATCGAAATGTCGAAATCGTCTATCACGTAGAACGATCGGTCCCGACACTTCTCAAGGGAGATGCTCGACGACTCGGACAGATCCTGCTGAACCTGGTCGGCAATGCGATCAAGTTTACTCACCAAGGCATGATTGAAGTCAAAGTGGTGAACGTCCCTACTGAGAGCGCAAGTGTCGATGAAATCCAATTGAAGTTCTCGGTCCGTGATACGGGCATTGGCATTCCACCAGACAAGCTGGATTCGATATTCAATGTCTTCGAGCAAGCCGATACTTCGGTTACGCGTCGTTATGGCGGCACAGGCCTGGGTCTGACGATTTCTTCGCTTCTAGTACGAAAGCTGGGTGGCGAGATCTGGCTTGAAAGCGAAGAGGGAGTGGGAAGTACGTTTTACTTCACGGTCAAACTTCGCAAGGCTCAATTTCAAACGCCTCAGCCATGGCAAGACGCTGCTCACATTCTGGCTGGCAAACGAGCACTCGTCGTGGACGATAATGAAATCGACCAACTGATGCTGAAGGAAGTTGCCGAATCGTACAATATCCAAGCTCAAGTCGCCGATTCTGGTGCAAAGGCGCTCGAACGCTTGCGAGCCGCGGCAACAGACGAATATCCATTTGACGTAGTGATTGCCGACGTCAGGATGCCGGAAATGGATGGCTATGAGATGATTCAAAAGCTGCAAGCGGCACCCGAAACCTACGGGCAGCCAGTCGTCATCTTGGTTTCTTCGGGTGGCATCAACAGTCACGATCGAGACACGACGCTCCAGATTGCCTCCCGGATTCGCAAACCGATTAAACCGTCGGAATTGCTCGAGGCGATCATCGATGGCTTCGGAATTGGCACTACGGAAGAAGTCATCTCGACCTCCGACGAATTGGAAACGGTCGAATCGAGTATTCCCAAGCTTCGTGTATTGGTGGCCGAGGATAGCCTACCGAATCAGAAAGTTGCGATGGCTATTCTCAAACGACGTAACCATGACGTTACCATTGTGCAAAATGGCCTGGAAGCATTAGAGACTGTTCAGCACAACCAGTTTGATGTTGTCCTGATGGACGTGCAGATGCCAGAGATGGATGGTCTGACGGCTGCTTTTCAAATCCGTGAGCATGAACAAAAGCACGGCGGGCATGTTCCGATTGTTGCCACTACGGCTCATGCATTGAAAAAGGATCGGGAACGTTGCCTGTCCGCCGGTATGGACGAGTATGTCTCAAAACCACTTTCTGCCGACGAGTTATTCGCAGCGATTGAGAATGCGATTCACCGCAGCAACGGTAACGCAGCGGCCCCGTTGACTCTATCTCTTGGCGCGTCCACCGAACAACCAAAATCAGAATCGGCACATACGCAAATCCCTTGGGAGAAACTTCTTGAGCGACTTGGCAATGACCACAAAACGCTAATTGATATCGTAGAAGCTTATGCCCCTGAGATGGAAAAGAGCATGGAGAACATTCGCACGGCTTTAGGAAAGTCCGATGGCCATTTGCTGACGATTTCTGCGCATAAACTCAAAAGTGCACTCCGTTTTTTCCATCAAATCGAGACCTCGAAAATCGCGGAAACTCTTGAAAAGCGGGGACTTAACAACGAATTCGAAGCCGCTCACCCTGAGGCGGATGAGCTTGAACGTAGGCTGTCGCAGCTTATGCCTTGCCTGATAGACTTTATTCCAGCTTGA
- a CDS encoding response regulator transcription factor, which translates to MDDSKQILIVDDEHDIRDGVSYWLRAAGFSPLFAKDGPSGIEAAKRSHPDVILLDVQMPEKDGLDTLHDLRMDPATSEIPVIMLSASLSDEYRALDAGARFFVQKPYEGYRIISAIHAVLMPVLA; encoded by the coding sequence ATGGACGATTCAAAGCAAATTCTGATTGTGGATGACGAGCACGATATACGTGACGGCGTATCCTACTGGTTACGGGCCGCCGGTTTTTCGCCATTGTTCGCGAAGGACGGACCAAGCGGAATTGAGGCAGCCAAAAGGAGTCATCCGGATGTAATTCTGTTGGATGTGCAAATGCCGGAGAAGGATGGTCTGGATACGTTGCATGATTTGCGGATGGATCCTGCTACCTCGGAGATTCCGGTCATTATGCTTTCCGCCAGTTTGTCGGACGAGTACCGCGCACTGGACGCTGGTGCCAGGTTCTTTGTTCAGAAGCCATATGAAGGCTATCGAATCATTTCCGCCATTCATGCCGTGCTGATGCCGGTCTTGGCGTAA
- a CDS encoding sensor histidine kinase gives MRFLTIDDSIADARVLQAMLIQACPAGFESVHVLSGEEGFEQIQENNFDCVFLDYRLEDSDHWEFLQKIREAGNDVPIIAISGAGNEQIAVEGLKLGAQDYLVKDSVTAETVHRALTNAIEKVRLSRELAKRQKELRDFAHMAAHDLQAPLRRITQLSEFLKEDLEGKLDETCATNVDLIGTNARRLQALVQSLIEFARNGSLESRRQEVSLDQVRDAALFNLDLQIRESGATIQSEPLPNVTGDDATLTLLFQNLISNAIKFRGVEAPRIRISAQREERQWKISISDNGIGISKEYLEGVFAPFRRLHAQREYEGSGIGLATCQKIVEQHDGQIWVESEPDQGSTFYFTIPDPST, from the coding sequence ATGCGTTTCCTTACGATTGATGACAGCATTGCCGACGCCCGTGTCCTTCAGGCCATGCTTATCCAGGCATGCCCCGCAGGATTCGAATCGGTACACGTACTAAGCGGAGAGGAAGGATTCGAGCAGATCCAGGAAAACAACTTCGACTGCGTCTTCTTGGACTATCGCCTCGAGGATTCCGACCACTGGGAATTTCTTCAGAAGATTCGTGAAGCCGGAAATGATGTGCCAATCATCGCCATCTCAGGCGCGGGTAACGAACAGATTGCCGTCGAGGGCTTAAAACTGGGTGCTCAAGATTATCTGGTCAAGGACTCCGTTACTGCGGAGACCGTACACCGCGCACTGACTAATGCGATTGAAAAGGTAAGACTCTCTCGGGAACTTGCTAAGCGGCAGAAAGAGCTCCGAGATTTCGCTCACATGGCAGCGCACGATCTTCAGGCCCCACTTCGCCGCATCACCCAGCTTTCTGAGTTTCTCAAGGAAGATCTGGAAGGGAAGCTCGACGAAACTTGTGCAACCAATGTCGACCTCATTGGCACCAATGCACGGCGGCTTCAAGCGTTGGTGCAAAGCTTGATCGAGTTTGCCCGTAACGGCTCGCTCGAAAGCCGAAGGCAAGAGGTTTCATTAGACCAAGTACGTGATGCCGCCCTATTCAACCTCGATCTTCAGATTCGAGAATCGGGAGCGACGATTCAATCGGAACCGTTGCCGAATGTCACCGGAGACGACGCAACACTCACACTTCTCTTCCAAAATCTCATCTCAAATGCGATCAAATTTCGAGGAGTAGAGGCCCCACGCATCCGAATTTCCGCTCAGCGGGAAGAGCGTCAGTGGAAGATTTCGATCTCCGACAATGGAATTGGGATCAGCAAGGAATACCTGGAAGGTGTCTTTGCCCCTTTTCGACGCTTACATGCCCAGCGAGAATACGAAGGCTCTGGTATCGGCTTGGCAACATGCCAGAAGATCGTCGAACAACATGATGGCCAAATTTGGGTTGAATCAGAGCCTGACCAGGGCTCTACTTTTTACTTCACGATTCCCGATCCATCGACCTAG
- a CDS encoding DUF1501 domain-containing protein gives MTSPHDLAVGSRRHFMATSAMSLGSLAFSWMQQQEALAAEQTKPPIGPQIFDNTPKIPAKPPQAKAMISLWMQGGPSHHDLFDPKPEMKKYDGKEFPGELKQDNKAQASSKVFASPWKFSPSGQCGMELSELLPHLQTVADDICLIRSMKTGVNNHGQSIRALQGGRITGGRPTLGSWMTYGLGSEADNLPAFVALIDPGQLPVLGVENWSNGWLPSIYQGTVIRPTEPRILDLTPPAHLKGMTQQKSLEFLEQLNSQHVQQFADVSDLQARMASYQLAAKMQLAATEALDLSQETAATKKMYGIDQKETADYGSRCLIARRLIERGVRFVQIYTSNQLWDSHGRITTLLPNACKKVDQPSAALVADLKQRGLLDETVVHWGGEMGRLPVVQNDAGPAKIGRDHNTYGFSMWVAGGGFRGGHVHGKTDEWGHHAIEGVVNHFDYHATLLHLFGLEHDKLTYRRSERDQTLTDGQPARIIHDLLRA, from the coding sequence ATGACTTCTCCTCACGATCTTGCTGTCGGTAGTCGCCGCCACTTTATGGCGACGAGTGCGATGAGTCTTGGTTCGTTGGCTTTTTCCTGGATGCAGCAGCAGGAAGCCTTGGCCGCCGAACAAACGAAGCCACCGATTGGGCCGCAGATCTTTGATAACACACCGAAGATTCCGGCAAAGCCCCCTCAAGCCAAAGCTATGATATCGCTCTGGATGCAGGGAGGACCGAGTCATCACGACCTATTCGATCCCAAGCCGGAAATGAAGAAATACGACGGCAAGGAGTTCCCAGGCGAACTAAAGCAAGATAACAAAGCCCAGGCAAGTTCCAAGGTATTTGCTTCACCCTGGAAATTTTCTCCCAGCGGACAATGCGGGATGGAGCTTTCCGAGCTATTGCCTCACCTACAAACGGTGGCGGATGACATCTGCTTGATTCGCTCGATGAAAACAGGTGTGAATAATCACGGTCAATCGATTCGGGCGTTACAGGGTGGGCGTATCACCGGTGGTCGGCCAACGCTCGGAAGTTGGATGACCTACGGATTGGGATCAGAAGCCGACAATCTGCCAGCCTTCGTTGCGTTGATCGATCCAGGACAACTCCCAGTACTGGGAGTTGAGAATTGGTCAAACGGTTGGTTACCGTCGATCTATCAGGGAACGGTCATTCGCCCGACCGAGCCGCGAATTCTGGACCTGACGCCGCCAGCTCACTTGAAAGGAATGACGCAGCAAAAATCGCTGGAATTCTTAGAACAGTTGAATTCACAACACGTCCAGCAATTTGCCGATGTTTCGGATCTCCAGGCGCGGATGGCTAGCTATCAATTGGCCGCCAAAATGCAGTTGGCAGCGACCGAAGCACTCGACCTGTCGCAAGAGACCGCAGCGACGAAGAAGATGTATGGGATCGATCAAAAAGAGACGGCCGACTACGGCAGTCGCTGCTTGATCGCGCGACGTTTGATTGAGAGAGGCGTTCGCTTCGTCCAGATCTACACCTCCAATCAGTTATGGGATAGCCACGGACGTATTACGACTCTGCTGCCCAACGCCTGCAAGAAGGTCGACCAGCCGTCAGCCGCCCTGGTCGCCGACTTGAAGCAGCGAGGCTTGCTCGACGAAACGGTAGTACACTGGGGAGGCGAAATGGGGCGACTACCGGTCGTTCAGAATGACGCCGGGCCCGCTAAGATTGGTCGCGACCATAATACGTACGGGTTCAGCATGTGGGTCGCGGGTGGCGGCTTCCGCGGAGGCCATGTCCACGGCAAGACCGACGAGTGGGGACATCACGCGATCGAAGGGGTAGTTAATCACTTCGACTATCACGCCACGCTACTCCATTTGTTCGGCCTAGAGCATGACAAGCTAACCTACCGCCGCAGCGAACGGGATCAGACGCTTACCGATGGACAGCCAGCAAGGATCATACACGACCTTCTCAGGGCATAG
- a CDS encoding response regulator has translation MPDRLYSSLTFPVFLEIPAHMVANQITILLVDDDDVDADIIRRAITKQRIANPIVRARDGLEALTVLRGNESEAALNRPYLILLDLNMPRMSGIEFLQELRDDKNLHDSIVFVLSSSLDDRDILKSYEKHVAGYLPKGKFGDPFVDQLNSLQLYWRYIEFPPEH, from the coding sequence TTGCCTGATAGACTTTATTCCAGCTTGACCTTTCCTGTCTTCCTGGAAATTCCTGCCCATATGGTCGCCAACCAAATTACCATTTTGCTTGTAGACGATGACGATGTGGATGCCGATATCATCCGTCGAGCGATCACGAAGCAACGTATTGCGAACCCGATCGTACGTGCTCGCGATGGCTTAGAAGCATTAACGGTCCTTCGCGGTAACGAATCAGAAGCCGCTCTGAATCGTCCCTATTTAATTCTGCTCGACCTGAACATGCCCCGCATGTCCGGCATCGAATTTCTGCAGGAACTCCGGGACGACAAAAACCTTCACGACAGTATCGTGTTTGTCCTCTCGAGTTCGCTCGACGATCGTGACATTCTTAAATCCTATGAGAAGCATGTCGCAGGCTATCTCCCCAAAGGCAAGTTTGGTGACCCGTTTGTCGATCAGCTTAACTCGCTACAACTGTACTGGCGTTATATCGAGTTCCCACCGGAACATTGA